A single region of the Anaerostipes rhamnosivorans genome encodes:
- a CDS encoding LTA synthase family protein — protein MYPLLGFSDFLSDVDFKEPEMLRRFISDKENYKKVIEEYEKAKEKDSTPYYMFNVTVQNHGGYDKGYTNFNQKIHITDGKGDEIADRYLSLVKESDSAFEYLVRYFEKVKEPTVIVMFGDHQPSLDVEFYNKVNNGSAQRKQKVPFVIWANYDIKEQTVNDISPNYLGAFLVNTLNLDETPYEKYLLKLHKKYPVVTSHVYMDANRQLHTIDTLDDLPEDLKQYWMVQYYHLFAKDKRDDSLFFLKE, from the coding sequence GTGTATCCGCTGCTAGGATTCAGCGATTTCCTTTCCGATGTGGACTTTAAAGAACCGGAGATGCTGAGAAGATTTATCTCTGATAAAGAAAACTACAAAAAAGTGATTGAAGAGTATGAGAAGGCAAAAGAAAAGGACAGTACTCCTTATTATATGTTTAATGTGACTGTGCAGAATCATGGGGGATATGACAAAGGATATACGAATTTTAACCAAAAGATTCATATCACCGACGGAAAAGGCGATGAGATTGCAGACCGTTATCTCAGTCTTGTGAAAGAATCAGACTCTGCCTTTGAATACTTGGTCCGTTATTTTGAAAAGGTAAAAGAACCCACAGTGATCGTCATGTTCGGAGACCACCAGCCAAGCCTGGATGTTGAATTCTATAATAAAGTAAACAATGGCAGTGCACAGAGAAAACAAAAGGTACCGTTTGTCATTTGGGCTAACTACGACATTAAAGAACAGACAGTCAATGATATCAGCCCTAATTATCTGGGAGCCTTCCTTGTGAATACTTTGAACCTGGATGAGACACCATATGAAAAGTACTTGCTAAAACTGCACAAAAAGTATCCGGTCGTCACATCCCATGTGTATATGGATGCCAATAGGCAGCTGCACACAATTGACACTTTGGACGATCTGCCGGAGGATTTAAAACAGTACTGGATGGTTCAGTACTATCATTTATTTGCAAAGGATAAAAGAGATGATTCTTTATTTTTCCTGAAGGAGTAG
- a CDS encoding CDP-glycerol glycerophosphotransferase family protein, translating into MKQKIKKIITKLYKKFTYAIPTSKKIILFQSSNGRNYSGNPRYIYEEMVRQGLDKEYTLVWFLFDTTIEIPGRCKKIRNNYVPYFWYLMRAGVWVFDSRQPMYMRKKDSCMYIQTWHGTPLKKLALDMDKMDMGGSQNIEGYHNKFRRATALWDYLISQNPFSTEIFKSCFAFEDKPILEIGYPRNDILINDDNTEAIQKMRQKLGLPLDKKIILYAPTWRDNEFHSKGKYKFASKLDFDKAREALGDEYVFIVKYHYLVSESIDWSPYKGFVYTFDETKDIAWLYLVSDLLITDYSSVMFDYSILRRPMFFFAYDLEDYKDNLRGFYFDFVNEVPGPISRDTDQLIEDILTYDPVQWKDKYDAYHEKFNCRDDGKAADKIVKKITGQ; encoded by the coding sequence ATGAAACAAAAAATAAAGAAAATAATAACAAAGCTGTATAAAAAATTTACCTATGCAATACCTACGAGCAAAAAAATTATACTATTTCAAAGCAGCAACGGAAGAAATTATTCTGGAAATCCAAGATATATATATGAAGAGATGGTGCGTCAGGGGCTGGATAAAGAGTATACTCTAGTCTGGTTCTTGTTTGATACCACGATCGAGATCCCGGGCCGCTGCAAAAAAATAAGAAATAATTATGTTCCATATTTCTGGTATCTGATGAGGGCCGGAGTCTGGGTATTTGACAGCCGGCAGCCTATGTATATGAGGAAAAAAGATTCCTGTATGTATATTCAGACATGGCATGGAACACCCCTTAAAAAACTTGCTCTGGACATGGATAAGATGGATATGGGCGGAAGCCAGAATATCGAAGGCTACCATAATAAATTTCGCAGGGCCACGGCTCTTTGGGATTATCTCATCTCACAGAATCCGTTTTCCACGGAGATATTTAAAAGTTGTTTTGCTTTTGAAGATAAACCTATCCTGGAAATCGGATATCCAAGAAATGATATTTTGATCAACGATGACAATACGGAAGCCATTCAGAAAATGAGGCAGAAGCTGGGTCTTCCTCTGGATAAGAAGATTATCTTATATGCTCCTACATGGAGAGACAATGAGTTCCACTCTAAAGGTAAATATAAGTTTGCATCAAAGCTGGATTTTGATAAGGCCAGAGAAGCACTGGGAGATGAGTATGTATTTATCGTAAAATACCATTATCTCGTCTCAGAGTCCATTGACTGGAGCCCATACAAGGGATTTGTCTACACGTTTGATGAGACAAAGGATATTGCATGGCTTTATCTGGTGTCTGACCTTCTTATCACGGACTATTCTTCTGTAATGTTTGATTACAGTATTTTAAGACGTCCGATGTTTTTCTTTGCCTATGATCTGGAGGATTATAAAGATAATTTAAGAGGATTCTATTTTGATTTTGTCAATGAAGTACCGGGGCCTATTTCAAGGGATACGGACCAGCTGATCGAAGACATCCTCACTTATGATCCAGTACAGTGGAAAGACAAATACGATGCTTATCACGAGAAATTTAACTGCAGGGATGATGGAAAAGCGGCAGATAAGATCGTGAAAAAGATTACAGGACAATAA
- the tagD gene encoding glycerol-3-phosphate cytidylyltransferase, whose product MKKVITYGTYDLLHAGHINLLRRAKELGDYLIVVLSTDEFNWDEKQKKCYFSYEERKKLLEAIRYVDLVIPENNWEQKVSDVQEYHVDTFVMGNDWEGKFDFLKEYCDVVYLPRTEGISTTKIKQDLGLGGKSKAEDTE is encoded by the coding sequence ATGAAAAAGGTTATAACTTATGGGACTTATGATTTGCTGCATGCGGGGCATATTAACTTATTAAGAAGAGCAAAAGAATTAGGAGACTATTTAATAGTAGTTCTTTCTACCGATGAGTTCAACTGGGATGAAAAACAGAAAAAATGCTATTTTAGCTATGAAGAAAGGAAGAAACTTCTGGAAGCGATCCGTTATGTGGATCTTGTGATTCCGGAAAACAATTGGGAGCAGAAAGTATCTGATGTCCAGGAATATCATGTGGATACTTTTGTCATGGGAAACGACTGGGAAGGTAAATTTGATTTCTTAAAGGAGTACTGTGATGTTGTATATCTTCCGAGAACTGAGGGAATCTCTACCACGAAAATTAAACAAGATTTAGGTTTAGGGGGAAAAAGCAAAGCAGAAGATACTGAGTAA
- a CDS encoding glycosyltransferase family 2 protein has translation MVTILLATYNGEDYLKAQLESIASQTYGNWRLVTGDDGSCDGTLGILEDFKTRYPDQVKILKNEPAAGGAKNNFINLLRNAHGPYFMFCDQDDVWKRDKIYETLKKMEALEERYGKETPILVHTDLSVVDENLEMIAESFFQYANIPKRIALNQLIVQNSVTGCTAMINRALQKYFLQPLPMGKILMHDYWAALIAKIFGRIGFVNEPTMYYRQHGNNSVGAKNSKNPVFLMQRLKEGKESYRKQMIKSMEQIQGFVETYGEEIKGLDDYNLLNTYGNLYYKGKMRRLFFYKNHQVLKEGNIRKLMQWLWG, from the coding sequence ATGGTTACAATTCTATTAGCAACTTATAATGGAGAGGATTATTTGAAGGCTCAATTAGAATCCATTGCTTCCCAGACATATGGAAACTGGAGACTTGTCACAGGCGATGACGGATCCTGTGACGGGACTCTGGGCATCTTGGAGGACTTTAAGACACGTTATCCGGACCAGGTGAAGATCTTAAAAAATGAACCGGCTGCCGGAGGCGCCAAAAACAACTTTATCAATCTTCTGAGAAATGCCCACGGTCCATATTTTATGTTCTGTGATCAGGATGATGTTTGGAAAAGAGATAAGATCTATGAGACATTAAAAAAAATGGAGGCTCTGGAGGAACGGTACGGAAAGGAAACACCGATCCTCGTGCATACGGACCTGTCTGTAGTGGACGAAAATCTGGAGATGATCGCTGAGTCCTTTTTCCAATATGCCAACATTCCCAAAAGAATTGCGTTAAATCAGCTGATCGTACAAAATTCTGTTACCGGCTGCACCGCTATGATCAACCGGGCTCTTCAGAAGTATTTTTTGCAGCCGCTGCCTATGGGAAAGATCCTGATGCATGACTACTGGGCGGCGCTGATCGCAAAAATTTTCGGAAGGATTGGTTTTGTCAATGAACCAACTATGTATTACAGGCAGCATGGTAATAATTCTGTAGGGGCAAAGAATTCCAAGAATCCGGTATTTTTGATGCAGAGGCTGAAAGAAGGTAAGGAGTCCTACCGGAAACAGATGATCAAGTCCATGGAACAGATCCAGGGATTTGTTGAAACCTATGGGGAAGAGATAAAAGGCCTGGATGACTATAATCTGTTGAATACTTACGGGAACCTGTATTATAAAGGGAAGATGCGCAG
- a CDS encoding LTA synthase family protein codes for MLTRKNEKKKHIFQWIGLAVIILYFIFAAFQYKIFQGDIFKAYKIDSPETEVVCDGWEKKLEFTAAQRELKYFEMTYLNPKGDTAQGHVQAEIKDSSGKSVWKKDFPASEMRKGIYARGIQGTVYDVNKKLKKGESYNLSLKAVDMPKEQNITARRPDLTMHYYGFNIIKFCMLLGAILMLAVLLWIPNKFNEKWNLYLSRAMFAVTPVLAFVLLERFNQTSIRNLGVFKSSVNLLVYILLLAFFFLITNRTKIASFLTIITVSLLGLANYFVVSFRGIDLMPIDFTSIRTAANVAAGYEYSINTAILWNGVLILGFLIVLFRLKAGKGLKKKQRLIPAAVFAGMLLVNISVFSNTQRLREWGIKIKLFNPSVSCKRNGYAAIFTASLKFLVAEKPEGYSEEKVEQIMKPYVKKAEEENRNINVSGKKTTKQTPNVIAVMNESFSDLSVLGDFKTNQDYMPFYHSLKKNTIKGNMYMSSFGGQTANSEFEFLTGSSMAFLPGGSVAYQYQVKDELGSLTTTLKEQHIWPAAITGRLCIRC; via the coding sequence ATGTTAACGAGAAAAAACGAGAAGAAGAAGCATATCTTCCAATGGATCGGATTGGCTGTCATTATACTATACTTTATTTTTGCGGCATTCCAGTACAAGATTTTTCAGGGAGATATATTTAAGGCGTACAAGATTGACTCGCCGGAGACGGAAGTAGTTTGTGACGGCTGGGAGAAGAAGCTAGAGTTTACGGCAGCACAGAGAGAACTGAAGTATTTTGAGATGACCTATCTGAACCCGAAAGGGGACACGGCTCAGGGACATGTCCAGGCTGAGATCAAAGATTCATCCGGGAAAAGTGTGTGGAAGAAAGATTTTCCAGCCTCTGAGATGAGAAAAGGGATCTATGCCAGAGGGATTCAGGGAACGGTCTACGATGTGAATAAAAAGCTTAAAAAGGGTGAGAGCTATAATCTCAGCTTAAAAGCCGTCGATATGCCAAAAGAACAGAACATCACAGCCAGGAGACCGGATCTCACTATGCATTATTATGGGTTTAATATCATCAAGTTTTGTATGCTCCTGGGAGCAATCTTGATGTTGGCGGTTCTTCTGTGGATCCCAAATAAGTTCAATGAAAAATGGAATCTTTACCTGAGCAGGGCTATGTTTGCTGTTACGCCGGTGCTGGCGTTTGTTCTGCTGGAACGGTTTAATCAGACCAGTATACGGAATCTTGGTGTTTTTAAGAGCAGCGTCAATCTGCTGGTCTATATTCTTTTGCTGGCATTTTTCTTTTTGATCACGAACCGGACAAAGATTGCTTCTTTTCTGACGATCATTACAGTGTCTTTGCTGGGGCTGGCTAATTACTTTGTAGTTTCTTTCCGGGGAATTGATCTCATGCCAATTGATTTTACTTCGATCCGGACAGCTGCCAATGTGGCAGCAGGTTATGAGTACAGCATCAACACGGCGATTCTGTGGAATGGAGTCCTGATCCTTGGATTTCTGATCGTTTTATTCCGGCTGAAGGCAGGAAAAGGGCTGAAAAAGAAACAGAGATTGATACCGGCAGCGGTATTTGCGGGAATGCTGCTGGTGAATATCAGTGTGTTCAGCAATACCCAGCGTCTGAGGGAATGGGGGATCAAGATCAAGCTGTTTAACCCATCTGTGAGCTGTAAGAGAAACGGCTATGCGGCGATTTTTACAGCCAGCCTTAAGTTCTTAGTGGCAGAAAAGCCGGAAGGCTACTCGGAGGAAAAAGTGGAGCAGATCATGAAGCCTTATGTGAAAAAGGCTGAGGAGGAGAACCGGAATATCAATGTATCCGGGAAAAAGACGACAAAACAGACTCCGAATGTCATTGCAGTCATGAATGAGTCCTTCTCTGATCTGTCGGTTCTCGGAGATTTTAAGACCAATCAGGATTATATGCCGTTCTATCACAGCCTGAAGAAAAATACAATCAAAGGAAACATGTACATGTCAAGCTTTGGAGGTCAGACAGCCAACTCTGAGTTTGAGTTTCTGACGGGCAGTTCCATGGCGTTTCTTCCGGGGGGATCTGTAGCATACCAGTATCAGGTAAAGGATGAGCTGGGAAGCCTTACCACCACTTTGAAGGAACAGCATATCTGGCCAGCGGCTATAACAGGGAGGTTGTGTATCCGCTGCTAG
- the galU gene encoding UTP--glucose-1-phosphate uridylyltransferase GalU codes for MNTQKVRKAVIPAAGLGTRFLPATKAIPKEMLPIVDVPTVQYIVEEAVASGIEEILIITNSNKHCMENHFDKAYELEERLAESGKMEQVKMINDISNLANIYYVRQKEPKGLGHAVLCAKSFIGNEPFAVLLGDDVVINKGGQPALGQLVGAYNKHHASVVGVQTVAEDQVSKYGIVAPNKNVPADGRAVKLDNMVEKPKQKDAPSRMAVLGRYVLTPEIFELLESQGAGAGGEIQLTDAICRLIDTQAVYAYDFEGIRYDVGDKFGFIKATIDFALERPELHDQVAAYLKEISANL; via the coding sequence ATGAACACACAAAAGGTGAGAAAGGCTGTAATACCTGCAGCAGGACTGGGAACAAGGTTTTTGCCGGCAACCAAAGCGATTCCGAAAGAAATGTTGCCGATTGTCGATGTGCCTACGGTTCAATATATTGTTGAAGAGGCCGTAGCCAGCGGAATAGAGGAAATTTTGATCATTACAAACTCAAATAAACATTGCATGGAAAATCATTTTGATAAGGCATATGAGCTTGAGGAACGCCTGGCAGAATCAGGGAAAATGGAACAGGTGAAGATGATCAATGATATTTCAAATCTGGCTAACATTTATTATGTGCGTCAGAAGGAGCCAAAAGGCCTGGGACATGCCGTACTGTGTGCAAAATCATTTATTGGAAATGAACCATTCGCGGTTCTTCTCGGGGATGATGTGGTGATCAATAAAGGCGGACAGCCAGCTCTTGGGCAGCTTGTAGGAGCGTACAACAAACATCACGCATCAGTTGTAGGTGTGCAGACAGTGGCAGAGGATCAAGTGAGCAAGTATGGAATTGTGGCTCCAAATAAAAATGTTCCTGCAGACGGACGAGCTGTAAAGCTTGATAATATGGTGGAGAAACCAAAGCAGAAAGATGCCCCGAGCCGTATGGCTGTGCTTGGACGGTATGTCTTGACTCCAGAGATTTTTGAACTGCTGGAAAGCCAGGGAGCCGGTGCAGGCGGGGAGATCCAGTTGACAGATGCTATCTGCCGGCTGATCGATACACAGGCAGTTTATGCATATGACTTTGAGGGTATCCGTTATGATGTGGGTGATAAGTTTGGTTTTATTAAAGCAACAATAGACTTCGCCTTAGAACGCCCGGAATTACATGATCAGGTTGCCGCTTATCTCAAAGAGATCAGCGCAAATTTATAA